The following nucleotide sequence is from Synchiropus splendidus isolate RoL2022-P1 chromosome 14, RoL_Sspl_1.0, whole genome shotgun sequence.
GGCGTCTCACCTGATAACTGAAGCGGCTGCTCTCCCTCAGGCCGTCCGTGTTCAGAAGACACTTCCACACCCGGCCCCGGAGGCTTGCGGGGACACCCATCCGGATGAAGCGCTCGACCTGGAGACAAGGCGCCGGAGTGAGACGCACGGCGGCAGAggggcgcgcgcgcgcgcgcgcgggcCTCACCTGGCTCCTGCAGATGAAGCTGGAGCCATTCCAGCAGGTGAGCAGCTCACACAGCTCCTTGACCCTGGCCGGGCTCATCTGCGGGGCACTGACACACAAGCGCAGATCCTCAGCGGGAGCTACAGCCCTGCTGGGCGGCAGATCCGGCGGGACTGACGCGCCACAGTGGAGAGAGCTTTTCCTCCAACCAACACCGTCGGCACCAGAAGAGAAGGACATCAGTGGGTGAAGCCAAGGCAAACAGCAGCTCAGACCCGAGGGCGgaggcgcgcgcgcgcggcGGCAGGGTCGCACCTGTAATGGTGACACCTGTGCTGAAGCttccgctgcttcctgctggtcACTGCGAAGCCGAACTCGTCAAAGCACGCGGCTCCGCTGCGCCGCCTGAGCGTGGAGCTCCTCCTCATGGTCCGACCGAGGCTTCCGGCCCGTTCAGTGGGTCAAATCTCCGGCGGGAGCCCAGCCAGTGGGCGGGCCTTCCGGTGCAGTGGGGGGCGGGACCTTTGGCCTCTAGTTCAGAGACATACGAGCCGCGACGTCTTATTCCCGCCAACATAATGTCCTCTGTCGGGACTCATAACGTTTTCTGGCTGTGATTCGACTGGTCACGTGCGTGTTCACGCGCAGCTCCGAGTGTCGCACGGTCGACGGAGCCTGCGTTCATAGTGTGAAAGGTCTGACAGCTCGCAGCAACGTCACACCCGGCATCGGACCTTGCGATCATTCCCAGTGATTCAGGCAGCCGAGCAAAGGTTTATTGTTGAGCAACAAGCTGAAGCCACCGCAGAGCTGCGGGGACAGAGGCGCCACTCTGGCCCGGTGGTCAGCCGCCAGCGGGCTGCGCAAGGTTCCGGCGCGTCTCCACCTGGTACACGGTCTGGTAGCCGTCGTCCCAGGTGAAGAGCTGCTGGTCGCCGGGGTGGTAGCTGAGGCTGCTGTGGCTGGTGTAGCGCTTGGGGAAGAACCGGACGGGAGTCTCCCCGCTGCAGAGAGGGGACAGCTTTGACCTGGGAGACACCAGAGGAGCCTGACCTTTCCACTCGCCTGCCAAGGGTGTGGTGGATGTCGTAGACGCACTGGACGGCGGAGCGCCCGCCGTGACGCGAGTTGTAGACCACGTAGAGAGTCCCGCAGATGAGGAAGGCTCCCTCTGCGTCGCGGCTCTGGCACGGCGTGTCCCACGTGAGCTCCACGGCCAGGCTGGCTGGGGAGGAGGCACAGACAGGCTGCTGCGTCTTCACGGGGGAGAAACGACGTCGACCCACCTTTGTCCAGCTTGGTCAGAATCAGGTTCCCAGCGTAGTCCGGGTCAGCGTGAAGCACCCACAGGCCCAGCTGGTCCACGGCCAAGTGCAGGTAGGTGTCGGGGTTCAGGCCGTAGACAGGGAGGCGCCCGGCCCCGGGAAGCAGGGCGCTGTCCACCACGCCGCCGCTCTCCAGAGACACCTGCAGGAGGCAGCGGGGAGTAGCAGCCTTCGCAGCGTGAGCTTGAGGATCGGACCTTGAGGATCTGGTTGGGGGTGTCGGCCTTGTGGTAGAAGAGGAAGCCGCCGTAGACCACGTGGCCGGTGCCCTGCCAGGACGCGGGCAGCTGGAGGACTCTGGGTGGGGGGGTGGCGCTGCTGAAGCTCTGCAGGGAGCCGAACTCCAGCAGCGTGTGGTTCCGGACGCCGCTCAGCAGGTAGATCTGCAAGACACGGCCAGCGGCTCAACGCTGCGGCCTGAGAGGGCCGTCCATTCATCTCTGACCTTCTGGGAGCCTGCTGTCGGGTCCTTGAACCAGGATCCAGAAACGTCTCCCGTCTTCTTCACGATCTTCAGGGACTTGATCTGACTCAGCGCCACGCTGCAGTCTGCTGGAGACAAGACACTCCACAGGTTACCAGCGGATCGGGGCCTTCGGCGGAGACAGGGCCGGAGCAGGTGAGAGAGTCCGCCTCGCaggaggggtcagaggtcagctgggAGGCGGACGTGAGGAGCCGTGCTCCGTGTCAGCCTCCCAGCTGACCTCTGCTGAGTCACTCAAGGTCTCAattttcaaatgttgttttctttctgttctttccaCATGAAATACAATTCATACACATACTTCATTTTCCCTCTTTTCTGATTTCCACTCTGATCCACGCTGGCCCTTTGTTTGAACTTAGTCTTCTATCccacctcacccctccctcaccccttcctcaccccacctcacccctccctcaccccttcCTCACCACTTCCTCACCCCTCCTACACCCCTTTctcacccctccttcacccctccctcacccctccctcacccctccaTCACTCCGTCatcacccctccttcacccccacctcacccctTCCTCACCCCTCCATCACTCCGTCatcacccctccttcacccctccctcacccctccttcaccccacctcacccctccctcaccccttcctcaccccacctcacccctccctcaccccttcCTCACCACTTCCTCACCCCTCCTACACCCCTTTctcacccctccttcacccctccctcacccctccaTCACTCCGTCatcacccctccttcacccccacctcacccctTCCTCACCCCTCCATCACTCCGTCatcacccctccttcacccccacctcacccctccctcacccctccttcacccccacctcacccctccctcacccctccatcacccctccttcacccccacctcacccctccctcacccctccaTCACTCCGTCatcacccctccttcacccctccttcacccccacctcacccctccttcacccccacctcacccctccttcaccccttcctcacccctccttcacccctccctcacccctccaTCACTCCGTCatcacccctccttcacccccacctcacccctTCCTCACCCCTCCATCACTCCGTCatcacccctccttcacccccacctcacccctccctcacccctccttcacccccacctcaccctccctcacccctccatcacccctccttcacccccacctcacccctccctcacccctccaTCACTCCGTCatcacccctccttcacccctccttcacccccacctcacccctccttcacccccacctcacccctccttcaccccttcctcacccctccctcacccctccaTCACTCCGTCatcacccctccttcacccccacctcacccctccttcacccccaCCGCACCCCGTCCTCACCCCTTCCTCACCCCTCCATCACCCGTCCTCACCACTTCCTCACCCCTCCTACACCCCTTTCTCACCCCTCCATCACCCGTCCTCACCCCTTCCTCGCCCCTCCATCACTTCAACAAACGTCTACCCTTCCTTGACACTGACAGGAACGTGGATCGGAGCAGACCCTCCCGACTCAGTTGTGTCATGTCCCTGTTGAAGAGTTGTGGGCATGAACACGCGAACACGTGGGTGTGGTCAAGCGCGTGGCGCGAGGCTCCTCCCGCGGCGGGGCCCGGGGTCCTCACCGCTCTGCAGCTGGAGCTTGGCCCTGTTCTGGATCAGCTCCAGCTCGGCCGCCTGgatctgctgctccagcagagCCTCCTCCATCTGGATGTCGGACGACAGCGGGATCTTcttctccaggtactccagCTCCCGCTCCACTCGGTCCACCCGGGCCGACACGCCGTCCACCTGgctcctgacctctgacctgtagAGACACGCCGGCTCAGCTCACGTCGGCCGTCAGCGCGACCCATCCAGGAACCCACTGGAGGACGTGGACCGTGGACCGGTGCGCGCGCACCTGGGAGGACAGGTCGTAGGTCGTCTGCGTGAGGCGGGCCGTGTTCTGCTCGCAGCGGCTCAGGCGCTCCTGAGGACAGACagaggggaggaggtggagagaaaggCGCGCTGCACACGTCGCAGCCAGATGAGCGAGTGAAGCAGCTGGGCCACGTGGAAGTGGAGGCCTCACAGGGAGCGGAGgaattcactcattcatgcaGCTCAGCGTCCAGGAGGGGCAGCTGAGCACAGGCCAGAGGCCTGGCAGCGAAGCACACATGGAACACACGTGAACTCAGAGTTGCTCCCACACGTCCTCACCTCCATCTGGAGCAGTCTTCTCTCCAGGTACTGGATGATGAAGGAGTCCTGACCCGGGCTCTGGCTCCGGACTGGGCTGCAGGTCAGACAGAGGGCCAGCAGGAGGATAAAGGACCGATCCATGTTCGGAACCGGCTCGACCCAGTCTGATCCAGACTCACTTCTGTCATCTgttccagctgcagagaggttCTGATCCAAGTGAGGAACAGTCCATCCTCCCTCCCCCACCCTTCCTGACCCGGGTCTCATCTGTGGCATGACTTCACCAGCAGAACCCTGTGAGGTCCAGATGGGAGGAGTCTCAGCGCTGAGAGCGAAGCCAGTGAAAGGTCCTGACTCACTGCCGTCCACTTCACCGTCCTCTGTTAAGAGACCAGCTCAGTTTAGCAACagctgcagtcatgtgacttgtcgtgtgtgtgtgtggtcgatGCTGCGAGTACGGGCATCCTCCACTGGGTGGCAGCAGAGATCAAGGCAGGACCGTCACCCTCTCACACATGGAGGAGGGCTTCCTGTCAAGTGCTCCATGAATGGTCACCTGGAAGTGCTGCTCACGCCGGGCCGGTCCAGTCACCACCTGAGACCAGGACCTCAGATCCTTCTTCAGACCATGTGACCTGTGAGTCAGATCCAGTTGAACCGCCGTGATGAAGCCTGTGTGTGCAGGGGGTCGGGGGTCACCCACATGTTCCACCGCTGTGGCCCTCGTCTCTGTGAGGACCCGCGGTGCGGTCCTGTTGAAGATGAGAAGACCCCAGAGCAGCCTCACTCCTCCTGAACtggcctcttcttctcctccatccaCTGAACTCTGAAGGTTCTGACCTGTTTTCCAGATCCTTCCATGAGCGTCAAACCTTTTTCCTTCCACATTTCTGCCCTTTAACCTTCTGTCTCTTCAGACATACCTGGTGCTGCGGAGGGAGTGGAGGCACACTCTTGAAATGCCACCTGAAACAGGACAAAAGAGTGGAAGTGAAGGCGCTGCCCTGGACTCAGGAGCGGAGACGGAGCAGGACAGAGGCTGGAGCTTGCACTGGTGGTGGCGCCGCAGAAGGTTCCGTCTCTGCAGCAGGTGGTGGCTTCAGTTCCCAGGGCAGTGAAGCTCCGAGGCGGAACATCAGGACGAAAGCATGGGGTGGGCTGGTGTGTCGTGACGGCCCCGGCCTCACACCATCCATCTTTCATGCGACCTACTTCTGCGTGGCCCCCACAGAGGAGACGCCCGTCACTTCCATTCATTAAGTTGTTGTGATGAGTCAGCACTTTCATCAATTAATGAAGCACTGCTGAGGCTTCCCAGAGGGATCTGACAcgtgcacgcacgcacgcacgccccCACCTCCTCCGCGCTCTTCCTGAGCCCCGCCCACCCTGCCACGATTGGTCAGGGGGAAACGGCTGACAGCCACGTCGGCGCCACACTTGGGGGGTGGAATCTGGGCGGGGTCACAGCCGCACAGGAGGCGGAGTCAGGCCTGCTGCGACGTCGCTCTGGCCTTCGCTCTGCTCCGACAGTGCAAGAACCTCAAGTTGAGAAGTTGAGACCTCAACACTTTGCAGCCAAGACAGACCCCTGCTGGTCCGCCGAGCGCCGCCCAGCTGAGACTCCTCGTCTGATTCCAAAGGACACAGGTTCCTCACCGTCTGTGGGAGGTTCCCGCTGGCACTTTTTCAAACTTCATTCAGTGACTTCTACTTGTCTTTTCTGACGCCTGGCCACCTGGTGTCAGCAGGTGTGGAGCGCTCCCCTCCACCCTGGTGACGCCCAGAGAGCTCCACTCATCTGCAGCCGCCGTAGCTTAGCAACCTCTGCCAGAAGAAGAGATGACGCTGATGAAGGCCGCTTCTCCACAGAGGCAGGTGCCCCCTGCTGACCGGCGGCAGTAGCAAGAGCAGCGCTCTGCCAGTGACTGCCACCAGGAGGTGGAGAGTGTCAGTGGGAGACGGAGGGGCCGGGCCCTCGGGGAGATGAAGGTCAGAGCCACCCGCGGCCTGTGAGCAGCCCAGCCTGGACCGAGCCGGCCCTCTCTCGAGGCCTGCGACTGTGGCGGGAGGGGCTCCGGCTCTTCCTCCGCTCCTCTGGAATCTCTTCTGCCTTCTTCTTCACCCATGACCTCGTTTTTGTGTCTCCACCATGGCTCGCTGTTGCTAGGCGACCAGATCCCCCACACTTCTGGGCCCGTTGTCATGAACTAACACGTCGGCAGGATGTCACCTGACGACGGTGGCGCTGACGTAGGTGAAGGTGACAAGGAGGTGTGGGGTCGGACGCTCCGTCTGTGCAGAGAGGTGTTGatgctggaggagaggagctCCAGCCAGAGAAGGTCATCTGCCTCAGGCGTGGCAGCAGAGAGACGGGGAAGAGAGGCTCCTCTCACCTCAGCCGCGGGACCGGGCCCCTCACTGCCGACCTGGGACGGACGTCAGCGTCGCAGATGTTTGAGCTGAGATCACAACGTTCTCTTCTCCCTCGCTGGTTTCCACGGTCACGTCCTGACTTCAGACCAGCTCTGAGGAAACCAAACGAATGGAGCTCCAGAACAGACGGCCTCTGTGGCCCCGGCAGCTGGGCCCCGGGGGGACAGAGGGCCAGTGTCTGGCAGGTGCGGCGGCAGATGAGGGAAGAACAAAGAAGATGCAGAGCCGCGTCCCACCTCAGACCCGCAGCATCACgactgagtgagagggaaggtTCGGCTCTCCGTGTTTGCAAGTCAGTCTGGGGGTGAGGAGGTCCTCGCTGAAGGTCACGGGTTCGACTCCTGCAGGGGCTGAGACTTCATTACTTTTGTGTATAGGAAACAAACGTGCGCTCGCTCATGAGAGCCGAGCTGACATTTGCACAGCGCTGGTGTGTAAGCTGAgacacggaggaggaggaggaggaggaggaggaggaacttcCCGCTCCTCTCGctgctcagagagagagagtgagagagagagcaaagcCAGCTGACGGAGGAGCGCGCCTCCATTCAGGAGCCGAGGCTGCAGAGCGTGAGTCCAGGCGCCAACTTTCACTCGCCACTCTCTCCAGTCCAGCGGAACCGAGCTGAGTAgtgtccagatccagatccagatccagagtcCAGAGTCCAGAGTCCAAATCcagagtccagatccagacccAGAGTCCAGACCCagagtccagatccagatccagatccagatccagatccagagtccagatccagatccagagtccagagtccagagtccagatccagatccagatccagagtcTAGGCTCCAGGCTCCAGGGTCCAGGCTCCAGGGTCCAGGCTCCAGGCTCCAGGCTCCAGGCTCcaggctccagggtccagtCTCCAGGCTCCAGGCTCCAGGGTCCAGGGTCCAGTCTCCAGGCTCCAGGCTCCAGTCTCCAGGGTCCAGGCTCCAGGGTCCAGGGTCCAGTCTCcaggctccagggtccagtCTCCAGGGTCCAGGCTCCAGGGTCcaggctccagggtccagtCTCCAGGGTCCAGGCTCCAGGCTCCAGGGTCCAGCCCAGGGCGTGAGCGGCGTCAGCAGGACTGGCCGAGCAGACAGGAGGATGCTGGAGGGCAATGCCTGCAGAAGCAGAGGATGAGATCTGTCGAAAGGCGCTGGAGCTgctctctgacctctgctccagGGGAGAGGTCCAGGACGACAGCTGCCTGGACTTCATCTACTACTTCCGGGACTTGGCCAGACCTCGCTACACGGACTCAGGTCAGGACCGCCTCTTGCCTCGTTCTAGTCCGGGCGCTCCAGGTCACGTGACCTTCGGTGTCGACGTGCTTGTCGGGTGCAGTTCTGACGTGACTCGGCTCCAGGTGTCGATCGCTCAGAACAAGCATGCGGGGGGTGGTGTGGTGTTCCGGTTCGTCCAGTTCCGTTTGACTTTTGCTCACTCTCGCACGGAGCAGAGCGCCCCCCACTGACCATCTGCATGTGAGGAAGTGCGGCGCTGTCAGGGCTAATGGGGTCCAGCGCTGGTGCAGCGTGTGAGAGCTGCCTCTCAACAATGGCTCATTAAAGTTGGATGAAGGGTGGAAGCGAGCCGAGCTTCCCCTGAGGAGCTCTGACCCACTTCCTCTTGTATTAGCGCtcgcaacacacacgcacagttcGATGGCACCATCCAAACATGGCCGCTCCGGCGAGAggctgcagtcacatgacccccCGAGCTTCAGCTGTCAGAAGGCTCCGGGCCTCTGCAGCTCCCCCTCCCACCTCTCAGGCGTCTGACACCACAGTGGGGGCGTCACCCCCCTCTCACACACCTGAGAACGCTCCAGAGTGGGACCACGCTCTTGCAGGTCGCCAGTCACGTGACCTCAGCCGAGCTTGACCCACAGACAGCAGAGGCCCCCGGCGCTCCGATGTGCTCCCTCTGACACCAAGTCTGCGGCGCTAGAGTGTTGCAGAGTCGCCGTGAAGCGCTGCTCCACCTCCGGCCCAACACTGACAGTTCTGACAGAGGGATTTAGTCCGACCTCAGCCTCAGATTCGGGCTGCAACAGAGCCCTGATCCACGGGCCAACTCCGCTCCAGACTGGGCTGAGTCCCAGCTCCTTCCTTCACCCAGGGCTCAGAGCCAGGGGCCTGTCCTGCAGGAACGTCCTCGGACTGTGGAGGGCGAGCGTCTTCAGGAGCCACTCTGGGCCTCCTCATCCAGAGGCAGGAGCCGGGCCAGGCTCAGCTGGAGGAAGCTGCCTCCTCAGCGGAGCTCCAGAACAGCGGGACGCGCCCCAGGTTGAGACCTCGGCGGGTGGTCACATGTCGGCTTGGCTCCTGcctgttgccaggcaacacacGTGGAGAGCCGCCGCCGATCTTCAGTGATGAGGCAACAAAGCCAATGGCCCTGTGCCGGCCCACGTCCTCACCAGTCACGCTTCCCCTCCTCCGGCAAATGAAGTTAGGAAGGACCATCTGCCGGCCTCCCCCGGGGGGAGCCGCCGGCCCGCGACCTTttcaccgccgccgccgccgcctcgtaTTGAGCCGGCCGGGGGCGTGGCTCCCGCCACACTGGCGCCGCCGCCATCTGCCCACACCTTTCTGCCGCCTCAGGCTCCTCCTCCAAACTTGGCCTCTCTTTGTCAGCGACTTTCTCgtctgctgactcagcgcctcctgcagggcAGCTGCAGAAACGTTAGCACCGAGGCCCAACCTGTGGAGGAGACGTCAGCTGCGCAAAGTGTCTGAGGAAGAAAGACCAAGGTCTGCTCAGAATAAACAGAAAGAAGTTGGGAAGCTCAGCTGAAAACAGTCCTGACGCCCGGAACCTTCTCCCACCACGGTCGCCCCCAAACATTGGCTGCTTCTAAATACACGCTGGCGTCCTAGTGTTGGGTCACAGACAGGTCAGTGTCAAGGTCAACGCCTCTTCAGCCCCAGAGGGTGCAGGTCAGTTGGGTTGGGAAACATAGTGACCTGTGGTCCACACGCCAGAcacctggactggactggacctgcagagtgaggaggaggaggaggaggaggaggaggaggaggaagaagaggaggagaggaggaggagatgagaggagaggaggagaggaggagaggagaggaggagaggagaggaggagaggagaggagaggagaggagagaagaggagaggaggagaggaggagaggaggagaggaggagaggagaggaggagaggagaggaggaagaggaggaggaggaggaagaggaggaaaaagaggaggaggaggagaggaggaggagaggaggaggaggaggagaggaggagaggagaggaggaggagaggagaggaggagaggagaggaggaggaggaggagaggagaggaggagaggaggagaggaggagaggagaggaggaggaggaggaggagaggaggaggaggaggagaggaggagaggagaggaggaggagaggagaggaggaggagaggaggagaggagaggaggaggagaggagaggaggagaggagaggaggaggaggaggagaggagaggaggagaggaggagaggaggagaggagaggaggaggaggaggaggagaggaggaggagaggagaggaggagaggaggagaggagaggaggaggagaggaggaggaggaggagaggaggagaggagaggaggaagaggaggaggaggaggaagaggaggaagaagggaagagaaggagcgggaggaggaggaagagaaggaggagggggtgttgaggaggaggaggaggaagaggtgatgTGATGCCAAAGGTCGATGTGTTGTGAGAGTCACATTGAATCTGTTGCTTTcaaatagagagagagagagaagccaaGTGAGGCGACAGACTGAGAGGAAGCGAGTCACTGCCGCGCTCTGACTCTGCCTGTGTCCGGCTGCAGATGTGTCGGTCAGCCTCCTGTCCCTGCTGGTCACCACCTGTGGACTCGCTCTCTTCGGCGTCTCGCTCTTCGTCTCATGGAAGCTCTGCTGGCTGCCGCTCACCGGCCGCTTCTTCCCCGACATCCTGAAGGGGGCGCACTTCCTGGGAGGGGACCAACAGCCCGTCCTCACAGaggtgagtcacagcagagcAGGTGCAGCGAGTCTCCTGCGGGTGTGGGCAGTTCAGGACTCGAGCACTCGTTGACGACCTCAGGTCGAGTGAAGGACCTGGGGGTCGCGTCGACGTGTTTCAGCGAGTCACGCTGAATAACTCCCGTGAGAACATCTGAGTCAGCAAAGAGCCAAATGACTCGCGTTAACTCCGAACGCCTCACGGAGAGTCACGAGCCAGACAGTCTGAGACTCGAAGCGTGTGAGGTCAACATGACTGGAGCTTCTGGTTTAGCCTCACCAGAGTCTCATCACGTGACCTCAGGTGGACGGCGAGGAGCGCGAGTTCAGCGAGGACGGCTGCGTCAAGGAGCCGCCCGGAGCCACCATGGCGGTGACCGTCCCCGAGTCGGCCCTGAAGATCAGCCACACGTCGCCCGACATCCCGCTGGAGGCGCAGGCCACGGTGGAGCGCtaccagccgcacacgctggcCCGAGACCGGGTCCAGAGGCAGACCACCGAGCCCACCTCCTCCGTCCGGTCAGTAGAGTCCCGGACCGCCGGGCACCGGCGCGGCACCTGACCCGCTTGGCTTCTGTTGCAGTCACAACTCCATCCGGCGCCAGATGAACCTGTCCGATCCGGACTTTAACCCGGCTCAGTTCCAGCGGCAGGACTCCCTGTCGGGTCTGGGCCGGATCAAGCCGGAGCTGTACAAGCAGCGGTCGGTGGACGGCGAGGACGGGCGGCGCAGCGACAGCTGCGGCCGCCTCAACTTCATCCTCAAGTTCGACTTCGACCTGGAGCAGCTGATCGTGAAGATCCACAGCGCGCTGGACCTGCCGGCCAAGGACTTCTCCGGAACCTCAGACCCCTATGTGAAGATCTACCTGCTGCCCGACCGCAAAACCAAGCACCAGACCAAGGTGCACCGCAAGACTCTCAACCCGCTGTTCGACGAGGTCTTCCTGTTCCCGGTGGCGTACGCCGAGCTCTCCGGCCGCAAGCTGCACTTCAGCGTCTACGACTTCGACCGCTTTTCCCGCCACGACTTGATCGGACAGGTGGTGGTCGACAACTTCCTGGACCTGAACGACTTCCCGCGTGAGACCAAGCTGTGCCGGGACATCCAGTACGTGACGTCGGTGAGATGCCCCGCCCTCAGACCACTCCCTCCCTACAACTCACTTTCAGGGACCAAACATGAGCCATTTCGGCCGCACCAAGTCGTCCCTAGGTTCAGGAAAAGTAGCCGAGTCCTGAGCTCAGACGAGTCCGGGCTCGTCACAGCTATCAGTGACTGGGGTGGACTCCATCTGGAGGACTCGTCGGCGGAGACATGGAAAGATACTTAGAGCCTGTTAAAGTTTGATGACTCGACCCAGATCCTCCGACCGAGTGCCGACAGATCCCCAGCGCCGCAGGCTGCGTCCCGTGTCACTCACTCCCGGCCCCTCGCTGACTCGGGTCCGTCTCAAGCGGCCCGATGCTGCGGCTGACGAGAGGACGGAGCGACTCTCGCCGGCTGGTTTTCACCTCAACTGACCTGAAGCCAAGTCTCCTCAGTCAGTTCAGCCACTTGTTTAGACAGCTCCAGGTCAGTATCCACATGGCTGACTGGTGACTTGTCACTTGTGCTCCTCCCACTGGAGCCTCTCTGGACCAGCTCCCGGGCCGTTCTGGGTCAGAACTGACCCTGGAGAGACCCGAACCTCTCTCAACGTCCGCCAAGCAGGTTGAGCTCCAGCTGGAGCCTCAACCTCCCGACTTCCTGGGGCTCCGACCCAAACAGCTCCGATGTGGGTCAGTGATCGGTGTACTGTcgccagagggaggaggaagaggagaggagaggagaggagaggagaggaggagaggaggaggaggaggaggaggaggagaggaggaggaggagaggaggagaggagaggagaggagaggagaggagaggagaggagaggagaggaggaggaggagagtagaggagaggagaggaggaagaggagaggaggaggagaggagaggagaggagaggaggaggaggagagtagaggagaggagagaaggaggaggagaggagaagaggaagaggagaggagaggagaggaggaggaggagaggagaggagaggaggagagaaggaggaggagaggagtagagaaggaggaggagaggagaggagaggagaggaggagaggaggaggaggagaggagaggaggagagaaggaggaggagaggagaggaggaggagaggaggagaggagaggaggagaggaggagatgaggagaggagaggaggagaggagaggaggaggagaggaggagaggagaggaggaggagaggaggaggagaggaggaagaggagaggaggaggaggagaagagaggaggaggagaggagtagagaaggaggaggagagtagaggagaggagaggaggaagaggagaggaggaggagaggaggaggaggagaggagaggaggaggagaggagaggagaggagagaggaggaggagagctgcgCAGCGTGTCTCCTAACCACACCATGGCGCTGCTCCCCCCCCTGCTGTGACCTGTCGTGAACCCTCAGTGGACCCTTGTGGTTGTCCATCCTcctgctggtcataatgtttcagcCAGCGTGTGTGACCGTCTGCAGGACAACGTGGACCTGGGCGAGCTGATGTTCTCACTGTGCTACCTGCCCACGGCCGGGCGACTCACCATCACCATGATCAAAGCCAGGAACCTGAAAGCCATGGACATCACCGGGGCCTCGGGTGAGTGGGGGGGCCGGGGCCCGGGGCCGGACGCTCCTGAGCTCCGTGTGTCTCCTACAGATCCCTACGTCAAGGTGTCGCTGATGTGC
It contains:
- the LOC128771103 gene encoding synaptotagmin-9-like isoform X4; this encodes MPAEAEDEICRKALELLSDLCSRGEVQDDSCLDFIYYFRDLARPRYTDSDVSVSLLSLLVTTCGLALFGVSLFVSWKLCWLPLTGRFFPDILKGAHFLGGDQQPVLTEVDGEEREFSEDGCVKEPPGATMAVTVPESALKISHTSPDIPLEAQATVERYQPHTLARDRVQRQTTEPTSSVRHNSIRRQMNLSDPDFNPAQFQRQDSLSGLGRIKPELYKQRSVDGEDGRRSDSCGRLNFILKFDFDLEQLIVKIHSALDLPAKDFSGTSDPYVKIYLLPDRKTKHQTKVHRKTLNPLFDEVFLFPVAYAELSGRKLHFSVYDFDRFSRHDLIGQVVVDNFLDLNDFPRETKLCRDIQYVTSDNVDLGELMFSLCYLPTAGRLTITMIKARNLKAMDITGASDPYVKVSLMCEGRRLKKRKTSTKRNTLNPVYNEAVVFDVPPENIHQISLLIAVMDYDRVGHNEVIGVCRVGTEAETLGRDHWSEMLTYPRKPIAHWHPLLEWDGAAGTGSQGGSTNSLKTPPSP